Proteins encoded within one genomic window of Gadus macrocephalus chromosome 16, ASM3116895v1:
- the zgc:153184 gene encoding capZ-interacting protein isoform X1: protein MEKPKNRQTIGSAWAPCRQEGSPFKSVAELAGRFRGHTVASPASNEERIHLRKLPCALKLSSPRDEKGGESQKPVILLPKPFKVKIKNNSIIEKLQANLALSPSSLFPLPRTPEVKLRTACAPPSPAPVPCSPGSPRSSPPPPPPPHIRQSSEEEEAVCFESPPEGNPLPSFNKTRARLSVKRRPPTRRHRHSLGEEGARGNGLTPWQPEPASPGPEQNTGKEASERMSQDPTAPLNQSERREENHAQTVGDEDTAESAEGREADLATLGGTDASEDERRPTASAGICRKEEITAKNALQQEERETA, encoded by the exons GAAGGTTCTCCATTCAAGTCTGTGGCGGAGCTGGCGGGAAGGTTCAGAGGTCATACCGTCGCATCGCCGGCCTCCAACGAGGAA AGGATTCATCTAAGGAAACTACCATGCGCTCTGAAGCTGAGCAGCCCGAGAGatgagaaagggggggagtCCCAG AAACCTGTGATTCTGTTGCCGAAACCTTTCAAAGTGAAGATAAAAAACAACTCAATCATTGAAAAACTGCAG GCCAACCTCGCCCTGTCCCCCAGCTCTCTGTTTCCCTTACCGCGGACCCCCGAGGTTAAGCTCCGGACGGCCTGCGCCCCCCCGTCCCCTGCCCCGGTGCCCTGTTCCCCCGGCAGCCCCCGCAGcagccccccaccaccgccgccgccacataTCCGCCAgtccagcgaggaggaggaggcggtttGCTTCGAGTCCCCGCCAGAGGGCAACCCCCTCCCCAGCTTCAACAAG ACACGTGCACGCCTGTCCGTCAAGAGGCGCCCACCCACCAGACGCCACCGCCATTccctgggagaggagggggcgcGCGGCAACGGCCTGACTCCATGGCAACCGGAGCCGGCCAGTCCCGGACCGGAGCAGAACACGGGGAAGGAGGCGTCGGAACGCATGTCACAGGACCCTACCGCtcccctgaaccaatcagaacgcAGGGAGGAGAACCATGCACAGACAGTTGGGGATGAGGACACGGCTGAAAGCGCTGAAGGTCGCGAAGCAGATCTGGCAACCCTGGGGGGTACGGATGCTTCGGAGGATGAACGGCGACCCACTGCCTCTGCTGGCATTTGCAGGAAGGAGGAAATTACTGCCAAGAATGCATTGCAACAGGAGGAACGGGAGACGGCCTAG
- the zgc:153184 gene encoding capZ-interacting protein isoform X2 yields the protein MEEGSPFKSVAELAGRFRGHTVASPASNEERIHLRKLPCALKLSSPRDEKGGESQKPVILLPKPFKVKIKNNSIIEKLQANLALSPSSLFPLPRTPEVKLRTACAPPSPAPVPCSPGSPRSSPPPPPPPHIRQSSEEEEAVCFESPPEGNPLPSFNKTRARLSVKRRPPTRRHRHSLGEEGARGNGLTPWQPEPASPGPEQNTGKEASERMSQDPTAPLNQSERREENHAQTVGDEDTAESAEGREADLATLGGTDASEDERRPTASAGICRKEEITAKNALQQEERETA from the exons GAAGGTTCTCCATTCAAGTCTGTGGCGGAGCTGGCGGGAAGGTTCAGAGGTCATACCGTCGCATCGCCGGCCTCCAACGAGGAA AGGATTCATCTAAGGAAACTACCATGCGCTCTGAAGCTGAGCAGCCCGAGAGatgagaaagggggggagtCCCAG AAACCTGTGATTCTGTTGCCGAAACCTTTCAAAGTGAAGATAAAAAACAACTCAATCATTGAAAAACTGCAG GCCAACCTCGCCCTGTCCCCCAGCTCTCTGTTTCCCTTACCGCGGACCCCCGAGGTTAAGCTCCGGACGGCCTGCGCCCCCCCGTCCCCTGCCCCGGTGCCCTGTTCCCCCGGCAGCCCCCGCAGcagccccccaccaccgccgccgccacataTCCGCCAgtccagcgaggaggaggaggcggtttGCTTCGAGTCCCCGCCAGAGGGCAACCCCCTCCCCAGCTTCAACAAG ACACGTGCACGCCTGTCCGTCAAGAGGCGCCCACCCACCAGACGCCACCGCCATTccctgggagaggagggggcgcGCGGCAACGGCCTGACTCCATGGCAACCGGAGCCGGCCAGTCCCGGACCGGAGCAGAACACGGGGAAGGAGGCGTCGGAACGCATGTCACAGGACCCTACCGCtcccctgaaccaatcagaacgcAGGGAGGAGAACCATGCACAGACAGTTGGGGATGAGGACACGGCTGAAAGCGCTGAAGGTCGCGAAGCAGATCTGGCAACCCTGGGGGGTACGGATGCTTCGGAGGATGAACGGCGACCCACTGCCTCTGCTGGCATTTGCAGGAAGGAGGAAATTACTGCCAAGAATGCATTGCAACAGGAGGAACGGGAGACGGCCTAG
- the zgc:153184 gene encoding capZ-interacting protein isoform X3 — protein MVTPDCVIDSFNYFLVVLKRIHLRKLPCALKLSSPRDEKGGESQKPVILLPKPFKVKIKNNSIIEKLQANLALSPSSLFPLPRTPEVKLRTACAPPSPAPVPCSPGSPRSSPPPPPPPHIRQSSEEEEAVCFESPPEGNPLPSFNKTRARLSVKRRPPTRRHRHSLGEEGARGNGLTPWQPEPASPGPEQNTGKEASERMSQDPTAPLNQSERREENHAQTVGDEDTAESAEGREADLATLGGTDASEDERRPTASAGICRKEEITAKNALQQEERETA, from the exons ATGGTAACTCCTGATTGTGTTATAGATT CGTTTAACTATTTCCTTGTTGTGTTAAAGAGGATTCATCTAAGGAAACTACCATGCGCTCTGAAGCTGAGCAGCCCGAGAGatgagaaagggggggagtCCCAG AAACCTGTGATTCTGTTGCCGAAACCTTTCAAAGTGAAGATAAAAAACAACTCAATCATTGAAAAACTGCAG GCCAACCTCGCCCTGTCCCCCAGCTCTCTGTTTCCCTTACCGCGGACCCCCGAGGTTAAGCTCCGGACGGCCTGCGCCCCCCCGTCCCCTGCCCCGGTGCCCTGTTCCCCCGGCAGCCCCCGCAGcagccccccaccaccgccgccgccacataTCCGCCAgtccagcgaggaggaggaggcggtttGCTTCGAGTCCCCGCCAGAGGGCAACCCCCTCCCCAGCTTCAACAAG ACACGTGCACGCCTGTCCGTCAAGAGGCGCCCACCCACCAGACGCCACCGCCATTccctgggagaggagggggcgcGCGGCAACGGCCTGACTCCATGGCAACCGGAGCCGGCCAGTCCCGGACCGGAGCAGAACACGGGGAAGGAGGCGTCGGAACGCATGTCACAGGACCCTACCGCtcccctgaaccaatcagaacgcAGGGAGGAGAACCATGCACAGACAGTTGGGGATGAGGACACGGCTGAAAGCGCTGAAGGTCGCGAAGCAGATCTGGCAACCCTGGGGGGTACGGATGCTTCGGAGGATGAACGGCGACCCACTGCCTCTGCTGGCATTTGCAGGAAGGAGGAAATTACTGCCAAGAATGCATTGCAACAGGAGGAACGGGAGACGGCCTAG